Proteins encoded together in one Triticum dicoccoides isolate Atlit2015 ecotype Zavitan chromosome 7B, WEW_v2.0, whole genome shotgun sequence window:
- the LOC119339902 gene encoding protein NUCLEAR FUSION DEFECTIVE 4-like, with protein sequence MPGAVKAGSRPPWLGLGAAVWLQASAGTSSAFALYSHALKVALGADQSRVALLGVACNVGDSLGLLPGVVCNKLHPALLLLVAAASGLLGYGVTWLAVSGVAPALPYWLIWIALCMGSNSGAWMSTAALVTNMRNFPLSRGAVAGILKGYSGLSAAVYTAIYTGALHGSAANLLLFLTLGVAIVCLLAMYFVRPCEPSLVENSSERVHFLFVQINSALLGVYLVVATTLDRFLTLTPALNYSLIAIMVILILAPFAIPVKMTLFRSVPRKVTSAAADNDHTEPFLLPSSSEPNFGKIEDEDAADIDLLLAEGEGAVKQKRRRPKRGEDFRFREALLKADFWLLFAVFFIGVGSGVTVLNNLAQVGTAAGVVGTTISVSLFSLGNFFGRLGGGAVSDYFVRSRTLPRTVLITCTQVVMIINYLVFALGLKATLYISVAILGICYGVHFSVMVSTSSELFGLKQFGKIYNFILLANPLGALVFSSLAGYVYDHEAAKQHSVAAVAGSDHVMVCYGPSCFRLTFFVLSGMACLGTFLSVILTVRIRPVYQMLYGGGPSSQPRNSAH encoded by the exons ATGCCGGGCGCGGTGAAGGCCGGGAGCCGGCCGCCGTGGCTTGGGCTGGGGGCGGCCGTGTGGCTGCAGGCGTCGGCGGGGACCAGCTCCGCCTTCGCGCTCTACTCGCACGCGCTCAAGGTGGCGCTCGGCGCCGACCAGAGCCGCGTCGCGCTGCTCGGCGTCGCCTGCAACGTCGGGGACAGCCTCGGCCTCCTCCCCGGCGTCGTCTGCAACAAGCTCCACCCGGCCCTGCTCCtgctcgtcgccgccgcctccggcctCCTCGGCTACGGGGTCACCTGGCTCGCCGTCTCCGGCGTCGCCCCGGCGCTGCCCTACTGGCTG ATATGGATCGCATTATGCATGGGTTCGAACAGCGGTGCGTGGATGTCGACCGCCGCATTAGTAACCAACATGAGGAACTTCCCACTCAGCAGAGGGGCTGTTGCCGGCATCCTCAAAGGCTACTCTGGTCTGAGTGCGGCTGTATACACTGCCATTTACACCGGCGCGCTTCACGGCTCAGCTGCAAACCTCTTGCTTTTTCTCACCCTGGGAGTTGCCATCGTTTGCCTTCTCGCAATGTACTTTGTGAGGCCTTGTGAGCCTTCTCTGGTGGAGAATTCCTCGGAGCGAGTTCACTTCCTGTTCGTACAGATCAACAGTGCTCTTCTTGGGGTTTATCTCGTGGTGGCCACGACGTTGGATCGTTTTCTGACTCTCACCCCTGCTTTGAACTATTCCTTGATTGCTATTATGGTCATTCTCATTCTTGCACCATTTGCGATACCCGTGAAGATGACATTGTTTCGAAGCGTCCCAAGGAAAGTCACTTCTGCTGCTGCTGACAATGATCACACGGAACCATTTCTTCTGCCTTCTTCCTCTGAACCAAATTTCGGCAAAATCGAAGATGAGGATGCTGCAGATATTGATCTTCTCTTAGCTGAGGGTGAAGGGGCTGTGAAGCAGAAGAGAAGAAGACCAAAAAGGGGAGAGGACTTCCGGTTCCGTGAAGCTCTGCTAAAGGCAGATTTCTGGTTGCTCTTTGCAGTGTTTTTTATAGGTGTTGGGTCTGGAGTCACCGTTCTTAACAATCTAGCGCAAGTTGGAACTGCAGCAGGTGTTGTTGGCACAACTATATCAGTCTCTCTCTTCAGTTTGGGCAACTTCTTTGGCCGCTTAGGAGGTGGTGCTGTTTCTGATTATTTTGTCAG GTCAAGGACACTTCCACGGACAGTACTGATCACATGCACCCAAGTGGTGATGATAATCAACTACCTAGTCTTCGCTCTGGGTCTCAAAGCCACGCTCTACATCTCCGTTGCCATACTCGGCATCTGCTACGGCGTCCATTTCTCGGTGATGGTGTCGACGTCATCGGAGTTGTTTGGGCTAAAGCAGTTTGGGAAGATCTACAACTTCATCTTGCTGGCAAACCCGCTTGGCGCGCTCGTGTTCAGCAGCCTCGCCGGGTATGTCTACGATCATGAAGCGGCAAAACAGCACAGCGTCGCAGCAGTGGCGGGCTCTGACCATGTCATGGTATGCTACGGCCCCAGCTGTTTCAGGCTCACGTTCTTTGTGCTGTCAGGCATGGCATGCTTGGGAACGTTTCTGAGCGTGATCCTGACCGTGAGGATCCGACCGGTCTATCAGATGCTCTATGGAGGTGGACCCTCGAGCCAGCCCAGGAACTCTGCGCATTGA